CGAGGTCTTCGACTGGCGCGAGGTGAGCGCCGCCGAGGCACGCGCGGGCGTGGAGGACGGCAGGTACTACCTGTCGCTGACCATGCCGGCGGACTTCAGCGCGCGGATCGCGTCCAGCGCGGGCGACTCCCCCGCGACGAGCGCGCTCCAGGTGCGCACCAACGACGCGAACAACTACATCGTCGGGCAGATCTCCCGCACCGTCTTCAGCGAGGTGCGCACGGCCGCGTCCACGAAGGCCTCGCGCTCCTTCCTCGACAAGATCTTCGTCTCCTTCTCCGACATCCACGGCGCGACCGCGAAGGCCGCCGACGGCGCCGACGACCTCACCGGCGGCATCGGGAAGGCCGAGAAGGGCTCCAAGGCCCTCGCCGACGGTCTGGGCGACGCCAAGGACGGAAGCGGCAAACTGGCCAAGGGCCTGAAGACGCTCGACAAGGGCGCCGACGACCTGGAGAAGGGCTCGCAGAAGGTCGCGGACGGCACCCAGAAGCTGGCGGACAAGGTCAACGGGGTCGCCGACACCCTGAGCCCCTTCGTAGCGAAGAACGAGAAGACCATCGGGGACACCGCCCAGCTGGTGGCCGACTCCGCGAAGGTGATCAACGACAACCTCAAGACGCTGGTCAAGGTCGCGCCGACCGCCGCCGAGGGCGCCCACACGGCCGCGGACACGCTCGCCGCCGTCCACAAGGCGCGCTGCGAGACGCCGGTGCTGCCCGACACCGCGTGCGCCGACCTGGCGAAGGCCAAGGACGCGGCGGCCGACGTGGCGAAGGTCGCCGACGACCTCAACACCCTCGTCGCCGACCAGGACGGCGACCTGAAGACGCTCCGGACGAACCTCACCGCCCTCCAGAAGCAGGCGCAGTCGCTCGCCGACGACGCCCCGCACCTCTCGGAGGACCTCGACGACGCGGTGACCGAGGTCAACGCCCTCAACACGGGCGCGGCGAAGGTCGCCAAGGGGGCCAAGAAGCTGCACACCGGGATCGGTTCGGCCAAGACGGGGTCGGTCGACCTGGACGCGGGCGTCACCGAGCTCGAGACGGGCGCGCAGGACCTCAACGGCGGCATCTTCAAGCTCTCCGACGGCTCCGGCAAGCTCGCCGACGGCCTGCACGACGGCGCCGGGAAGATCCCCGACTACGACGCACGGCAGCGCGACGCGCGCACCGCCGTGATGGCCGACCCCGTCCAGCTCGCCTCGCACGACCTGCACAAGGCGCCGAACTACGGCACCGGCTTCGCCCCCTACTTCATCCCGCTGTCGCTGTGGGTGGGCGCGATGGTGGCGTACATGCTGATCACGCCGATGAACCGGCGCGCGCTCGCCGCCGGCGCCCCGGCGTGGCGGGTCGCGCTGGCGGGCTGGCTGCCGGTGGTCGCGATCGGAGTGCTCCAGACGACGGCCCTGATGGCCGTACTGCACTGGGCGATCGGTCTGGAGATGACCCACGCCGCCGCGACGATGGGTTTCCTGTTCCTGGTGACGGCGTGCTTCGCGGCCCTCGTGCAGTGGCTCAACGCGCGCTTCGGGGCGGCGGGCCGGATCCTCGTCCTCGCCCTGCTGATGCTCCAGCTGACCTCGGCGGGCGGCACCTACCCGGTGCAGACCAGTCCCGGCTTCTTCAACGCGATCCACCCCTTCCTCCCGATGAGTTACGTCGTCGAGGCGCTGCGCAGACTCATCACGGGAGGTGGCACGGGACCGGTCTGGCACGCGTGCGTGGTGCTCGCGGCGTTCACCCTGGGGGCCCTCGCGCTGACCGCCCTGTCCGCGCGCCGCCGTCAGGTGTGGACCCTGGACCGGCTGCATCCGGAGCTGAGCCTGTGACGATCCGGCATCCGGCGGGCGGGGTTCCTGTGACAATCGGGACCATGGAAAGCAGCACCACCCCGGGCGGCCGCACCCGCCGCGAGGCCACCCGGCAGAAGCTCTACGAGGCAGCCGTCACGCTCATCGCCGAGCAGGGCTTCTCCGCCACGACAGTGGACGAGATCGCCGAGCGGGCGGGCGTCGCGAAGGGCACGGTCTACTACAACTTCGCCAGCAAGTCGGTCCTGTTCGAGGAGTTGCTGCGGCACGGCGTGGGCCTGCTCACCGCCTCGCTGCGCGAGGCGGCCGAGCGCACGGCCCGCGAGGGCGGCAGCAGGGTCGACGCGCTGGACGCGATGGTCCGCGCGGGCCTCGTCTTCATCGACCGCTACCCGTCCTTCACCCAGCTCTACGTGGCCGAGCTGTGGCGCACCAACCGGGCCTGGCAGTCCACGCTGATGGTGGTCCGGCAGGAGGCGGTGGCCGTCGTCGAGGGGGTGCTGCGCGAGGGCGTCGGGACCGGCGAGTTCAGCGAGGAGATCGACGTGCCGCTGACGGCGGCCGCGCTGGTGGGCATGGTGCTGGTCGCCGCGCTGGACTGGCAGGCCTTCCAGCCGGAGCGGTCCCTGGACGACGTCCACGCGGCGCTCTCCCGGCTGCTCCAGGGGCGGGTCAGCGGCCGCCGTTAGGCACGAAAGCGCCGGTCCGCGGTGGCCACGTCCCCCGTGGGCCGCCTCGGACCGGCGCTCTCTCGTGCTCCCCCGTTCCCCCTTTTCCCCCGTGTCCCCCGTTTCCCTGCACTTCCCCCGTGCGGTCGTTCCCCCGGGGTGCCCCCCGCGTCTCACTCCCGCCGCAACAGCCGGCGGAAGGAGCGGATCGAGGGCCGCTCCATTCCGGCGCCCCGTGTCGCCGGTGCCGGAGCCGCGCCCCTTCTCCGTGCCACCACTCTCCCTTCCGCGCACCTCCACCCCCATCCGTGCGCGTACTCAACTCGTCCCCTAGGTACGCGTACTCAGCGCCGCGTGCTCATCCTCAGGACGCCGGACGGACGACTGGATACGATCGCGTCCGTGTCCGTACTCCCCCTCGTGTTCACCAGCGGCTGGGCCAGCGGCATCAACGCCTACGCGGTGGTGCTGCTCCTCGGCGTGTTCGGGGCGACCGGCCTGAGCGACGACGTCCCCGCCTCCCTCCAGCGGCCCGAGGTGATGGCCGTCGCCGGGCTGCTGTTCCTGTGCGAGGCGGTCGCCGACAAGATCCCGTACGTCGACTCGGCGTGGGACACCGTGCACACGGTCGTCCGGCCGGCGGCCGGTGCCTGGGTCGGCGCGCTGCTCGCCGGCCAGAGCGGTTCGCTCCCGGACCTCGCGGCCGGTGCGCTCGGCGGCTCGACGGCCCTGGCCAGCCATGCGGTGAAGGCCGGCACCCGCATGGCGGTCAACACCTCGCCCGAGCCGTTCAGCAACGTCGTCGTGAGTCTGGCCGAGGACCTCGGGGTCGCCGGGATCGTGACGTTCGCGATCTTCCATCCGGTCGCGGCCTCGGTCGTGGCGGGGGCGCTGCTGCTGGCCGGGGTCCTGGTCCTGTTCTTCCTCGTGTCGCGGATCCGGCGGTTCCTGCGGCGCCGGGGGCAGCGGCGCGAGGAACGCAGGCTCGGCCGGCATCCCTGGCCGCCGCCACCGGCCTGACCGCGTGCGCGCCGGTGGCGGCCGATAAGGTCGCGGGCATGGCAGGGATTGCGGTGATCGGCGCCGGGATGGGCGCGCTGGCGGCGGCCGCCCGGCTGGCCGTGGCGGGCCACCGGGTGACGGTGTACGAACGGACGGCGACGTACGGCGGAGCGGTGCGCCGCTTCGAACGGGACGGGTTCGGCTTCGACACCGGCCCCGCGCTGCTGCCGCTGCCCGCCGTCTACCGCGACCTCTTCGTCAAGACCGGCAAGGAGTCGCTGGAGGACCGGGTCGAGCTGGTGCAGGTCGACCCGTG
Above is a genomic segment from Streptomyces asoensis containing:
- a CDS encoding TetR/AcrR family transcriptional regulator: MESSTTPGGRTRREATRQKLYEAAVTLIAEQGFSATTVDEIAERAGVAKGTVYYNFASKSVLFEELLRHGVGLLTASLREAAERTAREGGSRVDALDAMVRAGLVFIDRYPSFTQLYVAELWRTNRAWQSTLMVVRQEAVAVVEGVLREGVGTGEFSEEIDVPLTAAALVGMVLVAALDWQAFQPERSLDDVHAALSRLLQGRVSGRR
- a CDS encoding DUF4126 domain-containing protein; this encodes MSVLPLVFTSGWASGINAYAVVLLLGVFGATGLSDDVPASLQRPEVMAVAGLLFLCEAVADKIPYVDSAWDTVHTVVRPAAGAWVGALLAGQSGSLPDLAAGALGGSTALASHAVKAGTRMAVNTSPEPFSNVVVSLAEDLGVAGIVTFAIFHPVAASVVAGALLLAGVLVLFFLVSRIRRFLRRRGQRREERRLGRHPWPPPPA
- a CDS encoding YhgE/Pip family protein, with protein sequence MRSPRLAALELRRFGRGRLPRAALVALLLLPLLYGALYLWSFWDPYGRLDRIPVALVNDDKGATADGRRISAGDEITKGLRDSEVFDWREVSAAEARAGVEDGRYYLSLTMPADFSARIASSAGDSPATSALQVRTNDANNYIVGQISRTVFSEVRTAASTKASRSFLDKIFVSFSDIHGATAKAADGADDLTGGIGKAEKGSKALADGLGDAKDGSGKLAKGLKTLDKGADDLEKGSQKVADGTQKLADKVNGVADTLSPFVAKNEKTIGDTAQLVADSAKVINDNLKTLVKVAPTAAEGAHTAADTLAAVHKARCETPVLPDTACADLAKAKDAAADVAKVADDLNTLVADQDGDLKTLRTNLTALQKQAQSLADDAPHLSEDLDDAVTEVNALNTGAAKVAKGAKKLHTGIGSAKTGSVDLDAGVTELETGAQDLNGGIFKLSDGSGKLADGLHDGAGKIPDYDARQRDARTAVMADPVQLASHDLHKAPNYGTGFAPYFIPLSLWVGAMVAYMLITPMNRRALAAGAPAWRVALAGWLPVVAIGVLQTTALMAVLHWAIGLEMTHAAATMGFLFLVTACFAALVQWLNARFGAAGRILVLALLMLQLTSAGGTYPVQTSPGFFNAIHPFLPMSYVVEALRRLITGGGTGPVWHACVVLAAFTLGALALTALSARRRQVWTLDRLHPELSL